TTTGGCAGAGCTGGAAGCGGATTTCTTTATGGCGGTAAAGGAACTCAAGGAATTGACCTTTATTGATAGTGAGGAATATTTGTACCAGGCCCAAAAGGCTGGCAAAAAAATATTAGCGGAAGGTGCCCAAGGATCCTTATTGGACATTGACTTTGGAACCTATCCTTTTGTGACATCCTCCAATACGACGGCCGCAGGTGCCTGTACGGGATTAGGAATAGCCCCCAACCAGATTGGGGGGGTCAAAGGTATTTTTAAAGCCTATACCACTAGGGTGGGCAGTGGACCCTTTCCCACGGAACTTTTCGACGAGATTGGGGAGACCATGGGACGCGTAGGTAATGAATTTGGGGCAACTACGGGAAGGCCAAGAAGATGCGGCTGGTTGGATTTGGTAGCGCTAAAATATGCCGTTAGGATCAACGGTGTTACTGAGTTGATGATGATGAAAGGCGACGTACTCAGCGGATTTAAAAAACTAAAGATTTGTACTGCCTATAATTATAAAGGAAAAAAAATTGAACACCTACCTTTCAATATTGAGGCCGAAAACGTGACGCCCATATATACAGAAATGGACGGTTGGGCAGAGGACTTGACCAAAATGGAGACGGAAGCGCAGTTCCCAAAGGCTTTGAAAGAGTATATAGCCTTTTTGGAAAAGGAATTGGAAGTACCTATAAAGATTGTTTCCGTGGGACCGGATAGAACCCAAACAATTCATAGGTAGCACATA
Above is a window of Maribacter algicola DNA encoding:
- a CDS encoding adenylosuccinate synthase, whose translation is MAVDLLLGLQWGDEGKGKIVDVLTKNYDIIARFQGGPNAGHTLEFDGIKHVLHTIPSGIFHKNAINVVGNGVVIDPVIFKKEIDNLKKFNLDIKSILLISRKAHLILPTHRLLDAASEAAKGKAKIGSTLKGIGPTYMDKTGRNGMRVGDLELDDWKEKYRSLANKHEAMINFYDVDIQYDLAELEADFFMAVKELKELTFIDSEEYLYQAQKAGKKILAEGAQGSLLDIDFGTYPFVTSSNTTAAGACTGLGIAPNQIGGVKGIFKAYTTRVGSGPFPTELFDEIGETMGRVGNEFGATTGRPRRCGWLDLVALKYAVRINGVTELMMMKGDVLSGFKKLKICTAYNYKGKKIEHLPFNIEAENVTPIYTEMDGWAEDLTKMETEAQFPKALKEYIAFLEKELEVPIKIVSVGPDRTQTIHR